A region from the Verrucomicrobiales bacterium genome encodes:
- a CDS encoding NIL domain-containing protein, whose product MAQKKRKSSGARPAAARREEKRRFWLTYPPRLITRPVMWELVHKFEVVTNIRQASVTEDIGIVCLEMEGASATIKSAVAWLEKQGVSVEPVEINVIES is encoded by the coding sequence ATGGCACAAAAGAAACGGAAGTCCTCCGGCGCTCGTCCGGCTGCGGCCAGACGCGAGGAGAAGCGTCGGTTTTGGCTGACCTACCCACCGCGGCTGATCACGCGCCCCGTGATGTGGGAGTTGGTGCACAAGTTTGAAGTGGTGACCAACATCCGTCAGGCCAGCGTGACGGAGGACATTGGGATTGTCTGTTTGGAGATGGAAGGGGCCTCGGCGACCATCAAGAGTGCGGTGGCCTGGTTGGAAAAGCAGGGTGTGAGTGTCGAGC
- a CDS encoding MoaD/ThiS family protein produces MPVKVRIPTPLRKLTNNEEIIEVQSGTIGGAISELQGKFPGIKERLIDETGGVRRFVNVYVNEEDIRFLQNQDTAIKDGDEVSIIPAIAGG; encoded by the coding sequence ATGCCAGTCAAAGTTCGCATTCCAACGCCTCTGCGCAAACTGACCAACAACGAGGAGATTATCGAGGTCCAATCCGGCACCATCGGCGGGGCCATCTCCGAGTTGCAGGGGAAGTTTCCCGGGATCAAAGAGCGGCTGATTGATGAAACCGGCGGTGTCCGTCGGTTTGTGAATGTCTACGTCAATGAAGAGGACATCCGGTTTCTCCAAAACCAGGATACCGCCATCAAGGACGGGGACGAGGTCAGCATCATTCCGGCGATCGCCGGAGGATAG